The nucleotide window AGATTTTACTTCACCAGCAAGAACAACTTGTCCTGTTGTTACTAAAGTTTCACAAGCTACTTTAGACTCTGGGTCAAAAGCTAAAAAGTTATCAATTAATGCATCACTAATTTGATCTGCAATTTTATCTGGATGGCCTTCTGAGACACTTTCAGAAGTAAATAAATATGGCATAAATCCTATATTTTTTGGTTTGTTGTTTTAAAATTGTGAGATTGCTTGGTCGCTAGAGAAGTCTAAAACTAACTGCTTTAGCATTTTTTAATGAGGTTGCAATCAGACAAATTTTTCCTCTTAATAAATCTTGGCAAAAATAAAGATTTTAATTAAGATAGAAAGACTCCAAATGATAATGAATTCATAAATTCTTAACGGTTTAATTTTTTATTTACTGATTAGTGGTGTTTGTAAGTGTTTGTTTTTAAGATACTTATGCTGGGTGTTTGTGTTTTGGGTTTTGTTAAATATTTAAAAAATATCAGAAATAATTTTGAATTTAAATTTTTCTATCGCAATATTTGTGCTCACAAAGTTCAAAACACTTACTGAAATGTTATCAAGAAAGGTGGAGGGAATAGACCCTGTGAAGCCTTAGCAACCCTTAGACTTACTAAGAAGGTGCTAAATTCTACCTGAACGTGCAAATCATTTCTTGCCAATTCGGATAGATAACTCAAGACCAATTACCCATTTGTAATTGGCATTTTCTTTATAACATTTTTCTATTAAGTACGCTTCTAAAAAGAGGCTTATTTGGCTTTTGGTTTAATCGTGCTATTTGTTGAATGAGATTAATGATAGAGAAACAGATAGATTTTTTGATTAGACGAGAAATAAAAATTTAGCATAGCCTTGGCTACGGTCAATTTTTATTTTGAAGTATTAGCGAAAAAGATGCTTTTTACTCCATTAATCTTGTTCTGCAAATAGCACTCATTATTAACTCAAAAACTTAGAAAAATGAGTACACAAAAATTTGCAACACAAGCGTTGCACGTAGGACACGATGTAACAAACAATGGAGGAACCAGAGCAGTTCCTATTTATCAATCTACAGCTTATGTCTTTAATGACTCGGACCATGCTGCTAATTTATTCGCATTGGCAGAAACAGGCAACATTTATACCCGAATCAACAACCCTACGAACGACATTTTAGAACAGCGCTTAGCGGCTTTAGAAGGTGGTATTGCGGCTGTGGTAACAGCATCTGGCACATCAGCTATAGCAACATCATTACTGACATTACTTAAAGCAGGAGATCATATTGTAGCATCGAGCAGTCTGTATGGAGGAACCTATAATTTGCTGAGTGTAACCTTGCCAAGACATGGTATTACTACAACCTTTGTAGATCCATCAAATCCAGAAAACTTTAAAAATGCAGCTCAAGAAAATACGAGAACATTTTTTATAGAATCTCTCGGAAATCCTAAGTTAGATGTTTTAGACATTGAAGCAATTTCAAAAGAAGCAAAAGCATTTAAAGTACCATTAATTGTAGATAATACGGTAGCAACACCTTATTTGTTAAACCCAATAGAATATGGTGCTAATATCGTTATTCATTCGTTGACAAAGTACATAAATGGCAATGGTACGGCACTTGGAGGTGTCATTATAGATGCTGGTACTTTTGATTGGACAAATGGAAAATTCCCAGAATTTACAGAGCCTTCACCCGGTTACCATGGTTTGGTGTATAGCGAAGCTTTAGAAGCAGCGTCATTTATTGCAAAAGTTAGAATTGAAGGTTTAAGAGATTATGGTGGAGCATTAAGTCCGTTTAATGCATTTCAAATCATTCAAGGTTTAGAGACCTTAGAATTACGAATAAAAAAGCATAGCGAGAATGCACTTCAACTTGCCAAATGGCTAGAAGAGCAACCAGAAGTTTCATGGGTAAATTATCCTGGTTTAGAGGCTAGTAAATACAAAGTTCTAGCAGAAAAATACTTGCCAAAAGGACAAAGTGGAATTGTAACTTTTGGAGTTGATGGTGGCTATGACGCTGCAAAAATTATAGCCGATAAGACAAAATTATTTTCGCTATTAGCCAATATTGGCGATACAAAATCTTTAATCATTCATCCTGCAAGCACAACGCATCAGCAATTAAGTGATGAGGCGCAAGAAAGCACAGGAGTGACAAAAGACCTTA belongs to Winogradskyella sp. J14-2 and includes:
- a CDS encoding O-acetylhomoserine aminocarboxypropyltransferase/cysteine synthase family protein, which produces MSTQKFATQALHVGHDVTNNGGTRAVPIYQSTAYVFNDSDHAANLFALAETGNIYTRINNPTNDILEQRLAALEGGIAAVVTASGTSAIATSLLTLLKAGDHIVASSSLYGGTYNLLSVTLPRHGITTTFVDPSNPENFKNAAQENTRTFFIESLGNPKLDVLDIEAISKEAKAFKVPLIVDNTVATPYLLNPIEYGANIVIHSLTKYINGNGTALGGVIIDAGTFDWTNGKFPEFTEPSPGYHGLVYSEALEAASFIAKVRIEGLRDYGGALSPFNAFQIIQGLETLELRIKKHSENALQLAKWLEEQPEVSWVNYPGLEASKYKVLAEKYLPKGQSGIVTFGVDGGYDAAKIIADKTKLFSLLANIGDTKSLIIHPASTTHQQLSDEAQESTGVTKDLIRLSVGIENVDDLKADLKEAFQLIKKPQLA